In a genomic window of Salegentibacter salegens:
- a CDS encoding OmpH family outer membrane protein, with product MLKKTFLFTLFIFIGFGASAQKPINIGFVDMEYILENVPEYQQASTQLDQRVKEWQNEIEQKRKEISEMKTSLQNERALLTPELIEEREEEIAYQQEQATNYEQKRFGPKGDYMIQKRQLIKPIQDQVFNALQEIGETRDFDFIFDRNAESGMLFAKKRFDLSDQVLRSINRASNRKQIETKQEERELEMAEARTAEEDEELSQREQAVQDRKSEREALIEERKRKQDSIKDARQKAFEERRERILKERQQKRDSIEAARARKDTIN from the coding sequence ATGCTTAAAAAAACATTTTTATTCACACTTTTTATTTTTATTGGATTCGGGGCAAGCGCTCAAAAGCCAATAAACATAGGCTTTGTGGATATGGAATATATCCTTGAAAATGTGCCCGAATATCAGCAAGCTTCAACTCAATTAGACCAGAGAGTTAAAGAATGGCAAAATGAAATTGAGCAAAAGCGCAAAGAAATTAGTGAAATGAAAACCAGCCTGCAAAATGAACGCGCACTACTTACTCCTGAACTTATTGAAGAACGGGAAGAAGAGATCGCTTATCAACAAGAACAGGCTACAAATTACGAACAGAAACGTTTTGGCCCGAAAGGTGATTATATGATTCAGAAGAGGCAATTAATAAAGCCAATCCAGGATCAGGTTTTTAACGCCTTGCAGGAAATAGGTGAAACAAGGGATTTCGATTTTATATTTGATAGGAATGCTGAATCGGGTATGTTATTTGCAAAAAAACGTTTTGACCTAAGTGACCAGGTTCTAAGAAGTATTAACAGAGCTTCTAACCGGAAACAAATTGAAACAAAACAGGAAGAAAGAGAACTTGAAATGGCAGAAGCCCGCACGGCTGAAGAAGATGAAGAATTAAGCCAGCGAGAACAAGCCGTCCAGGATCGTAAAAGCGAACGAGAAGCCTTAATAGAAGAAAGAAAAAGAAAACAGGACTCTATTAAAGATGCAAGACAAAAAGCTTTTGAAGAACGCCGGGAAAGAATTTTAAAGGAAAGACAACAAAAAAGAGATTCTATAGAAGCAGCCCGCGCAAGAAAAGACACCATAAACTAA
- a CDS encoding isoprenyl transferase has product MDYKENIDLKKLPKHIAIIMDGNGRWARQKGFLRAAGHEEGTAAVRDVVEASAEIGIEYLTLYAFSTENWKRPKLEVDTLMRLLVSSLKKEIKTLQDNNIRLNAIGNLNTLPKKVFRELHEVIEKTKTNDRMVLNLALSYGSREELSSAIREISLKVKNNEISADAIDESVINQHLYTRNFPEVDLLIRTSGEQRISNFLLWQIAYAELYFTKILWPDFRKENLFEAIYNYQNRERRFGKTSEQLS; this is encoded by the coding sequence ATGGATTATAAAGAAAACATAGATCTTAAGAAACTACCCAAACACATTGCCATAATTATGGATGGTAATGGGCGTTGGGCCAGGCAAAAAGGCTTTCTTAGAGCCGCAGGGCACGAAGAAGGTACCGCAGCGGTAAGAGATGTTGTAGAAGCTTCAGCCGAAATTGGTATAGAATACCTCACCCTCTATGCTTTTTCTACAGAAAACTGGAAGCGTCCAAAATTAGAAGTAGATACTTTAATGCGTTTATTGGTTTCCTCGTTAAAAAAGGAAATTAAAACACTGCAGGATAATAATATTAGATTAAACGCTATAGGAAATCTAAATACACTTCCAAAAAAAGTTTTTAGAGAACTTCACGAAGTTATAGAGAAAACTAAAACCAACGACCGTATGGTGCTTAACCTTGCACTAAGTTACGGATCGCGGGAAGAGTTAAGCTCTGCAATACGCGAAATTAGCCTGAAAGTTAAAAATAATGAAATAAGCGCCGATGCTATTGATGAATCGGTTATAAATCAGCATCTTTACACCCGAAATTTTCCGGAGGTGGATTTACTAATCAGAACCAGCGGAGAACAACGTATAAGCAACTTCCTATTATGGCAAATTGCTTATGCAGAATTATATTTTACAAAAATCTTATGGCCAGATTTTAGAAAAGAAAATCTTTTTGAAGCCATTTACAATTATCAAAATAGAGAACGACGATTTGGAAAAACCAGTGAGCAACTCAGTTAG
- the bamA gene encoding outer membrane protein assembly factor BamA produces the protein MTKKVFTLLAVACSLIFSISSQAQGLPLADGKKYIIGDIKVTGTVSFNEQTVIAYTGLKKGEEIYIPGDKISSVINKLWDIDQFSDINFYITQVRDGNIADLEIEIQEVPKLNKVQVTGLKKREKEEIIKENKLRTGAKVSENLITTTRNYIENKYRKEGYFNASAKISTSEVTDTTANTNLVNMLVDIDQGDRVKIADINFSGNEKFSNWKLKRAMKNTKQKNFFRFWKRSKFVRADYQEDKENLIDKYKESGYRDARIVTDSLVEVDDKTIALNLKVEEGDQYYIGNIDYLGNSVYTDAQLQRALGINKGDVYNGVLLDERIADETKPDGEDLSNLYKNNGYLFSTINLVETNVYNDTIDFEIRIVEGKEAYFNNISVTGNDKTKDHVIYRELRTKPGQKYSQEDVVNTVRELGQLGFFDAEQLEPKFVDPDPQAGTLDLEYSVVEAGASQIELQGGYGGGGFIGTLGLSFNNFSLSGIFDKEAYKPVPMGDGQTLSLRAQASTFYQTYSLSFQEPWLGGKKPVSLQTSFSYTRQFLFDYINRQADRSRSFDILGINVGLAKRLTVPDPYMTVSHSVGFQRYNLNNYNTGLFTFGDGHSNNFTYTFGLTRDNTYVNPIFPMGGSKFKLTAKFTPPYSLWNGVDYANLAEQREYQLEDDNGNLIDQQGNRVTPENAVGDQRLIDQKKFNWLEFYKVKFSGEWFTQIYDKLVLRTNAEYGFLGAYNSDRGVPPFERFFLGGDGLGAFSLDGRETVQLRGYPNQSVVPLDRPAGVNDDGATIYNKYSLELRYPITLKPSASIYALTFLEAGASYDNFRDFNPFQVNRSAGAGLRIFMPAFGLLGIDFGYGFDPIGGQPGANGWETHFIIGQQF, from the coding sequence ATGACGAAGAAAGTATTTACCCTTCTGGCAGTAGCATGCAGTTTAATTTTTAGCATTTCTTCACAAGCTCAGGGCTTACCATTAGCAGATGGCAAAAAATATATAATTGGAGATATAAAAGTTACAGGGACCGTTAGTTTTAACGAGCAAACCGTAATTGCTTATACCGGCCTCAAAAAAGGGGAAGAAATCTATATTCCCGGAGATAAAATTAGCAGTGTGATCAATAAACTATGGGATATTGATCAATTTAGCGATATTAATTTTTATATAACCCAGGTAAGAGATGGTAATATAGCCGATCTTGAAATTGAGATCCAGGAAGTTCCAAAACTTAATAAAGTTCAGGTTACCGGACTTAAAAAACGGGAAAAGGAAGAAATAATTAAGGAAAACAAACTTAGGACAGGCGCTAAAGTCTCCGAAAACCTTATCACAACTACCAGAAATTACATTGAAAATAAATATCGAAAAGAAGGATATTTTAATGCCAGCGCGAAAATAAGTACCAGCGAAGTTACCGATACTACGGCAAATACTAACCTGGTAAATATGCTTGTTGATATAGACCAGGGTGATCGTGTAAAAATTGCTGATATAAACTTTTCTGGCAACGAAAAATTTTCAAACTGGAAGCTTAAAAGGGCAATGAAAAACACCAAACAAAAGAATTTTTTCCGCTTTTGGAAAAGATCAAAATTTGTTAGGGCAGATTACCAGGAAGACAAAGAAAACCTTATAGATAAATATAAGGAAAGCGGTTATAGAGATGCCAGGATTGTCACAGATTCTCTTGTTGAAGTTGATGACAAAACCATAGCCTTAAACCTTAAAGTGGAAGAAGGAGATCAATATTATATAGGAAACATAGATTATCTTGGAAATTCGGTTTATACCGATGCCCAATTACAACGTGCTTTAGGAATAAACAAAGGCGATGTGTATAACGGGGTACTCTTAGATGAGCGAATTGCCGATGAAACCAAACCAGACGGGGAAGATCTTTCTAATTTATATAAAAACAACGGTTACTTATTTTCTACCATTAACCTTGTAGAAACTAACGTTTATAATGACACGATAGATTTTGAAATACGAATTGTAGAAGGAAAAGAAGCTTATTTCAATAATATTAGTGTAACCGGAAATGACAAAACAAAAGATCACGTTATTTATCGTGAATTAAGAACAAAACCGGGGCAAAAATATAGCCAGGAAGATGTTGTAAATACTGTAAGAGAACTTGGGCAACTTGGTTTCTTTGATGCAGAGCAGCTTGAACCAAAATTTGTAGATCCAGATCCACAAGCAGGTACTTTAGATCTCGAATATTCTGTAGTAGAAGCAGGTGCCAGCCAAATAGAACTACAAGGTGGTTACGGTGGCGGTGGCTTTATTGGTACTTTAGGACTTTCTTTTAACAACTTCTCTTTATCGGGAATTTTTGATAAAGAAGCCTATAAGCCAGTACCAATGGGAGACGGTCAAACCCTTTCTCTAAGAGCACAAGCAAGTACCTTTTATCAAACTTATAGCCTGTCTTTTCAAGAACCATGGTTAGGAGGTAAAAAACCGGTAAGTTTACAAACCTCTTTCTCTTACACAAGGCAGTTTTTATTCGATTATATAAACAGGCAGGCTGATAGAAGTAGAAGTTTTGATATCCTTGGAATAAACGTAGGTTTAGCAAAACGTTTAACGGTACCAGATCCTTATATGACGGTATCTCATTCTGTAGGTTTTCAACGTTATAACCTAAATAATTACAACACCGGCCTATTTACTTTTGGTGATGGTCACTCCAATAACTTCACCTATACTTTTGGTCTTACAAGAGATAACACTTATGTAAACCCAATTTTCCCAATGGGAGGTTCTAAATTTAAACTTACTGCAAAGTTCACCCCTCCTTATTCTTTATGGAATGGTGTAGATTATGCTAACCTAGCTGAACAAAGAGAATACCAACTGGAAGATGACAACGGGAATCTTATAGACCAGCAAGGCAACAGAGTAACTCCTGAAAATGCAGTTGGTGACCAGCGTCTAATAGATCAGAAGAAATTTAACTGGTTAGAATTCTATAAAGTTAAGTTTAGTGGAGAATGGTTTACTCAAATTTACGATAAACTTGTATTAAGAACCAATGCAGAATATGGGTTCCTTGGAGCCTATAACAGCGATCGTGGCGTTCCTCCTTTTGAAAGATTCTTTCTTGGCGGTGATGGCCTTGGAGCATTTAGTTTAGATGGCAGGGAGACCGTACAGTTAAGAGGTTATCCAAACCAATCTGTAGTTCCACTAGACCGTCCTGCAGGAGTTAATGACGATGGTGCTACCATTTATAACAAATACTCTTTAGAACTTAGATATCCTATTACCTTAAAACCTTCAGCATCTATTTATGCCCTTACCTTCTTAGAAGCAGGTGCATCCTACGATAATTTTAGAGATTTTAATCCTTTCCAAGTTAATAGATCGGCCGGTGCAGGTTTAAGAATCTTTATGCCAGCCTTTGGTTTACTTGGTATTGACTTTGGTTATGGGTTTGATCCAATTGGTGGACAACCTGGGGCCAACGGTTGGGAAACGCATTTCATTATCGGACAGCAATTTTAA
- a CDS encoding OmpH family outer membrane protein codes for MKQFRTLFIALALTIGATAFTNAQSKVAHIATQELVETMPAYKDAMSQLEKLEKTYDAEIKDMLTEAQNTMQRYQSEAETVTEEENAKRASELQATERRIQEHSQRARQELQKKENDLIRPVIEKAREAIQKVAREQGFDYVLDSTTGTGVILADGKDLMTDVKAELGM; via the coding sequence ATGAAACAATTCAGAACACTTTTTATAGCCCTTGCATTAACCATAGGAGCTACTGCATTTACAAACGCACAAAGCAAAGTTGCACACATTGCAACCCAGGAGCTGGTAGAAACTATGCCTGCTTATAAAGATGCGATGTCTCAACTTGAAAAGTTAGAGAAAACTTATGATGCCGAGATTAAAGACATGCTTACTGAAGCTCAAAACACTATGCAACGTTACCAATCTGAAGCTGAAACAGTAACAGAAGAAGAAAATGCAAAAAGAGCAAGTGAACTTCAGGCAACTGAAAGAAGAATCCAGGAGCACAGCCAGAGAGCTCGTCAGGAACTTCAAAAGAAAGAAAACGATCTAATTAGACCGGTAATTGAGAAAGCTCGTGAAGCTATCCAAAAAGTAGCCAGAGAACAAGGATTTGATTATGTACTTGACTCTACTACAGGAACAGGAGTAATTCTTGCCGATGGCAAAGATCTTATGACTGATGTAAAAGCTGAATTGGGAATGTAA
- a CDS encoding NAD kinase, translating to MKVGIYGQFYHTNAGIYIGQLLELLKRENIKVVIEENFLELIHLNKTIDENYSHFTTFEELDNSFDLFFCIGGDGTILKSINYIRNLDIPIVGINTGRLGFLATIQKEEIKECLQSILEKKFSISRRTVLNISTNPPTHDPIFRNIALNEVAVSRKNTTSMITVDTWLNDQYLNSYWADGLIVSTPTGSTGYSLSCGGPVITPDAGSLIITPIAPHNLNARPLVIKDDTKITLRVSGREESHLVSMDSRIATLENDTEIIIEKAPYAINLVELKGDSFLHTLRKKLMWGEDKRN from the coding sequence ATGAAAGTAGGCATCTACGGTCAGTTTTACCATACCAATGCCGGGATCTATATAGGGCAGCTTCTGGAATTACTGAAGCGCGAAAATATTAAAGTAGTAATTGAAGAAAATTTCCTGGAGCTAATTCATCTCAATAAAACTATAGATGAAAATTATTCCCACTTCACCACTTTTGAAGAATTAGATAACAGTTTTGACTTGTTTTTTTGCATTGGGGGAGATGGCACTATTTTAAAATCTATAAATTATATTAGGAATTTAGATATTCCAATTGTTGGCATTAATACTGGCCGATTAGGCTTTTTAGCTACAATCCAAAAAGAGGAAATTAAAGAATGCCTACAAAGTATTCTAGAGAAGAAATTCAGCATTTCCCGGCGCACTGTCTTAAATATTAGTACCAATCCACCTACCCACGACCCAATTTTTAGAAATATTGCTCTTAACGAAGTCGCCGTAAGTCGAAAGAACACTACCTCTATGATTACTGTAGACACCTGGCTAAACGATCAATATCTAAATTCGTACTGGGCAGATGGGCTAATTGTATCTACACCCACAGGCTCTACAGGTTATTCCCTTAGCTGTGGCGGTCCTGTTATTACGCCAGATGCCGGCTCTCTTATAATTACTCCCATCGCACCGCACAATTTAAATGCGCGGCCCTTAGTAATTAAAGACGATACTAAAATAACACTTCGGGTTTCGGGGCGGGAAGAATCACATTTAGTTTCTATGGATTCCCGAATTGCAACCCTGGAAAATGATACCGAAATCATTATAGAAAAAGCACCCTACGCAATAAATCTTGTTGAACTTAAAGGCGATAGTTTCCTTCACACCCTTAGAAAAAAGTTAATGTGGGGTGAGGATAAGCGCAACTAA
- a CDS encoding pyridoxine 5'-phosphate synthase has translation MTKLSVNINKIATLRNARGGNIPNVVATAKNIESFGGQGITVHPRPDERHITYQDVRDLSPIVKTEFNIEGNPVAKFINLVLEAQPAQVTLVPDAEDAITSNVGWDTIKNKEFLQEIIQEFKNNGIRTSIFVDPDEKMIEGAAGTGTDRIELYTEAFAVKYAEGDKTGVEPYKRCATLAHQLGLGINAGHDLSLDNIKYFKDNVPYLDEVSIGHALIAEALYMGLENTIEKYLELLK, from the coding sequence ATGACGAAATTAAGTGTAAATATCAATAAAATTGCGACTTTAAGAAATGCCCGTGGCGGCAATATTCCCAACGTGGTAGCAACCGCTAAAAATATAGAATCTTTTGGTGGGCAGGGTATTACCGTGCACCCAAGACCAGACGAGCGCCATATTACTTACCAGGATGTGCGGGACCTTTCACCAATCGTGAAAACCGAATTTAATATTGAAGGAAATCCGGTAGCGAAATTTATTAATTTGGTGCTGGAAGCTCAACCAGCACAGGTTACTTTGGTGCCAGATGCCGAAGATGCCATTACTTCTAATGTAGGGTGGGACACTATTAAAAACAAAGAATTTCTTCAGGAAATAATCCAGGAATTTAAGAATAATGGCATTCGCACTTCTATTTTTGTTGATCCCGATGAAAAAATGATTGAAGGAGCTGCAGGAACAGGAACAGATCGCATAGAATTATATACCGAAGCTTTTGCGGTAAAGTATGCCGAAGGTGATAAAACCGGTGTAGAACCCTATAAAAGATGTGCAACTTTAGCGCATCAATTAGGTTTAGGAATTAATGCCGGGCACGATCTTTCTTTAGATAATATTAAATATTTTAAAGACAATGTGCCTTATTTAGATGAAGTTTCTATTGGCCACGCGCTAATTGCCGAAGCTTTATATATGGGGCTGGAAAATACTATTGAAAAATATCTTGAACTATTGAAATAA
- a CDS encoding alpha/beta fold hydrolase, with protein MKLNSIIIGEGTPLLILHGFLGMSDNWKTIGNKLAEEKNFQVHLIDQRNHGKSPHTKEHSYALMAEDIKEYCEQNSLSNIILMGHSMGGKTAMLTAAEYPDLVEKLIVVDIAPKYYEPHHQQILDGLTALEEANLESRQEADKLLSEFISEKPVRLFLLKNLNRKSEGTYCLKVNLETLKNNIEEVGKSLPQDKTFNGPTLFIKGGNSNYIKEKDKQEIKKQFPEVKFEEIANAGHWVHAEKMTEFYESIVDFL; from the coding sequence ATGAAATTAAATTCTATAATTATAGGAGAGGGTACACCGCTTTTAATTCTTCACGGTTTTTTAGGAATGAGCGATAACTGGAAAACTATTGGTAATAAACTTGCTGAAGAAAAGAATTTTCAGGTTCACCTAATAGATCAACGTAATCACGGGAAAAGTCCGCATACAAAGGAGCATAGCTATGCGTTAATGGCTGAAGATATTAAAGAGTATTGCGAGCAAAATTCTTTGTCAAATATTATTTTAATGGGGCATTCTATGGGAGGAAAAACGGCGATGCTTACTGCGGCTGAATATCCCGATTTGGTAGAAAAACTTATTGTGGTAGATATTGCTCCTAAATATTACGAACCGCACCATCAGCAAATATTAGATGGTTTAACTGCTTTAGAAGAGGCTAATTTGGAATCAAGACAGGAAGCCGATAAATTACTTTCAGAATTTATTTCAGAAAAACCGGTGCGACTTTTTCTTCTGAAAAATCTAAATCGTAAATCTGAAGGTACCTACTGCCTAAAAGTAAACCTGGAAACTTTAAAAAATAATATTGAAGAGGTTGGCAAATCACTTCCGCAGGATAAAACCTTTAACGGTCCTACGCTTTTTATAAAAGGTGGAAATTCAAATTATATTAAAGAAAAAGACAAACAGGAAATTAAAAAACAATTTCCTGAAGTTAAATTTGAAGAAATTGCAAATGCCGGCCATTGGGTTCACGCTGAGAAAATGACCGAATTCTATGAATCTATAGTTGATTTTCTTTAA
- the porG gene encoding type IX secretion system protein PorG, with the protein MRYLLVFVFMLVFAPKTNSQTFEVGPYIGGANYIGDVGRTNFVLPSGLVGGALLKWNRSPRHAFRFSLLYAEISADDANSNDPRRLNRGYSFNNTIAEASLGIEYNFWSFDLHEGHPQSTPYLYTGITYFRADHLVLDAPFPNGQLENQGANWDFAIPVVFGYKESITTHIVGALELGVRYTFTDNLDGSWPEEVFGDRMPNKEFGNRNTNDWYVFTAVNFTFSWGREPCYSRF; encoded by the coding sequence ATGAGGTACCTATTAGTTTTTGTATTCATGCTTGTTTTTGCTCCAAAAACAAATTCCCAAACATTTGAAGTAGGACCATATATTGGTGGCGCTAATTATATAGGAGATGTAGGGAGAACCAATTTTGTACTACCCAGCGGGTTGGTTGGTGGCGCACTGCTTAAATGGAATCGCAGCCCACGGCATGCCTTTAGATTTTCCCTTTTATATGCTGAAATAAGCGCCGATGATGCAAATTCTAATGACCCCCGAAGATTAAATAGAGGCTACTCATTTAACAATACTATTGCAGAAGCTTCTTTAGGGATAGAGTATAATTTTTGGAGTTTTGATCTTCACGAAGGTCATCCCCAAAGTACACCATATCTATATACAGGTATAACTTACTTTAGGGCAGATCATTTAGTTTTAGATGCTCCTTTCCCTAATGGCCAACTGGAAAACCAGGGCGCAAACTGGGATTTTGCAATTCCGGTGGTCTTTGGTTACAAAGAAAGCATTACCACGCATATTGTAGGTGCTTTAGAATTAGGAGTACGGTATACATTTACCGATAATTTAGACGGAAGCTGGCCCGAAGAAGTTTTTGGGGATAGAATGCCTAATAAAGAATTTGGGAACCGAAACACCAACGACTGGTATGTTTTTACAGCGGTGAATTTTACCTTTTCCTGGGGTAGAGAACCTTGCTACAGTAGATTTTAA
- a CDS encoding CBS domain-containing protein: MNMEDFIINDVSIRHFSDKIGEVQDLFNQLTYSHLPVENNGIYMGCISENDIRCFEADKSLEDYQYALEGFFVRNTDFWLDILERFAQNNTNILPVLDEENIYLGYVELNEIIALFNETPFLSEAGNIIVIQKSIKDYSFSEITQITESNNANILGIFISKIENDVAQITVKLSPSGINEIIQSFRRYGYKIISEHREDNFNKNLRDRSKYLDKYMNI, translated from the coding sequence ATGAACATGGAAGATTTTATAATTAACGATGTCTCAATAAGGCATTTTTCTGATAAAATTGGGGAAGTCCAGGACTTGTTCAATCAATTAACCTATTCGCATTTACCGGTAGAAAATAACGGTATTTATATGGGTTGTATTTCAGAAAACGATATTCGTTGCTTTGAAGCCGATAAAAGCCTGGAAGATTATCAATACGCTCTGGAAGGTTTCTTTGTAAGAAACACAGATTTTTGGTTAGATATTTTAGAACGTTTTGCTCAAAACAACACCAATATTCTTCCTGTTTTAGATGAAGAAAATATCTATTTGGGTTATGTAGAACTCAACGAAATTATTGCTTTATTTAACGAAACGCCTTTTTTAAGTGAAGCGGGAAATATTATTGTAATTCAAAAATCAATTAAAGATTATTCCTTTAGCGAAATCACCCAAATAACCGAATCTAATAACGCCAATATTCTTGGTATCTTTATTTCAAAAATTGAAAATGATGTTGCCCAGATTACCGTTAAATTAAGCCCTTCGGGGATAAATGAGATTATTCAATCTTTCCGCCGCTATGGGTACAAGATTATTTCAGAACACCGGGAAGACAATTTCAATAAAAATCTTAGAGACCGTTCTAAGTATTTAGATAAATATATGAATATATGA
- a CDS encoding OmpP1/FadL family transporter, with protein MRKLLFLGLFGLMAAVTYAGGYRVSLQGQRSLAMGHTGVAVVNNAELAFFNPAGLVYLEDKINLAAGASAVFSNVKYQNSEFGINSETDSPVGTPFYAYGSYRVNDWLTLGLAAYTPYGSSVEWPADWAGSHLVNTIDLQAIYIQALAAVKISDKLSVGGGPIYVNGSVNFNRNLNRTLTDIDGNRANVTVDASGVSAFGWSASAMYNATEDLRFGINYRSEIMVEAEGGDADFQNIPNSPLTSFQDTQFDAALPMPAELSVGLSYELLDKWLFAFDYNMTYWDVYESLDIDFANATPDSNNPRNYKNSSTYRFGLQYLANETVTLRVGYYFDESPVQSGYFAPETPRNDAHGFTGGLSLHVNDKFSIDAAFLYNRYEEINESYDYYTENGESVPFEGTYKTSAFIPGLGVTYKL; from the coding sequence ATGAGAAAATTACTTTTCCTGGGCCTTTTTGGTCTAATGGCTGCGGTAACTTATGCAGGTGGGTATAGGGTGAGTCTCCAGGGGCAAAGATCACTAGCTATGGGCCACACCGGTGTTGCGGTAGTTAACAATGCTGAACTTGCTTTTTTTAACCCCGCAGGGCTTGTGTATCTTGAAGACAAGATAAATTTAGCAGCAGGTGCCAGTGCTGTTTTTTCCAATGTAAAATACCAAAATTCAGAATTCGGAATTAACTCTGAAACCGATAGTCCTGTAGGTACTCCTTTTTATGCCTACGGTTCTTACCGTGTAAACGACTGGTTAACATTAGGTTTGGCTGCGTATACTCCTTATGGTAGTAGCGTAGAATGGCCAGCCGATTGGGCCGGGTCTCATTTGGTAAACACTATAGATCTACAGGCTATTTATATCCAGGCTTTAGCTGCAGTAAAAATTTCAGATAAATTAAGTGTGGGTGGTGGTCCTATCTATGTAAATGGATCGGTGAACTTTAATCGTAACCTAAACCGTACTTTAACCGATATTGACGGAAACCGTGCCAATGTAACGGTAGATGCCAGCGGTGTAAGCGCCTTTGGGTGGTCTGCCAGTGCAATGTATAACGCAACGGAAGATTTACGTTTTGGTATAAATTACCGAAGTGAAATTATGGTTGAAGCTGAAGGTGGTGATGCCGATTTTCAAAATATCCCAAATTCTCCTTTAACTTCTTTTCAGGATACACAATTTGATGCTGCATTGCCTATGCCTGCTGAACTTTCGGTAGGTCTTTCTTATGAACTTCTGGATAAATGGCTTTTTGCATTCGATTATAATATGACATATTGGGATGTGTACGAATCTCTGGATATAGATTTCGCAAATGCAACCCCAGATTCTAATAATCCAAGAAACTATAAAAATTCCTCTACTTACAGGTTTGGATTGCAGTATCTTGCAAACGAAACCGTTACCTTGAGAGTTGGGTATTATTTTGATGAATCTCCGGTACAATCAGGCTATTTTGCTCCTGAAACTCCAAGAAACGACGCCCACGGTTTTACCGGCGGACTTTCTTTACACGTAAATGATAAATTCTCTATAGATGCGGCCTTCCTGTACAATAGGTATGAGGAGATAAACGAATCTTACGATTATTATACCGAGAATGGAGAGTCTGTTCCTTTTGAGGGAACTTATAAAACTTCAGCCTTTATTCCGGGACTTGGTGTAACCTACAAATTATAA